From Mauremys mutica isolate MM-2020 ecotype Southern chromosome 15, ASM2049712v1, whole genome shotgun sequence, one genomic window encodes:
- the LOC123350619 gene encoding sphingosine kinase 2-like isoform X2, translated as MNLVLGPYGEGAETLLHGEFGAYPSKGSRYALSLTRTALHIQRLVPKPETDQRTVVPLAEVVGCHTLRSRAPADRAAYFSVYAYPLKKRKVAVGSGRGRQRAARTFQVDGADDYEKNQAVAEKWAAAIKCLVLGIPISSDTDIAPSLLPRPRRLLLLLNPFGGRGLALQWCQTHVLPMITEADISFNLIQTERPNHARELVKGINLAEWDGIVAVSGDGLLYEVLNGLMERPDWEQAIKMPIGILPSGSGNALAGAINCNAGLEQVLGLELLLNCALLLCHAAVTPLDLVAVTTASGTRCFSCLSVAWGFVSDVDIESEKYRHMGAARFTLGTLVRLASMHTYRGRLAYLPAADAPAHRPISRSITVAPNGRLPLQRLPLHRALSDMGLCEERHAFRGAEPAPTPCPSPGSPPPSSASVLPPPSFSFEPGPGELPAGGPGEARVGGPPDELLVPLGQPVPGSWVTVEDNFVLVLAIYQSHLGADLFAAPFARFDDGLIHLCFIKAGISRAALVRVFLAMEKGSHFEQECPHLVHVPVRAFRLEPLTRKGILTVDGERVEYGPIQGQVHRGLARLITGIDRLKIATG; from the exons ATGAACCTCGTTCTGGGGCCGTACGGCGAGGGCGCGGAGACGCTGCTTCACGGGGAGTTTGGGGCTTACCCCTCCAAGGGGTCCCGCTACGCCCTCAGCCTGACCCGGACGGCGCTGCACATCCAGCGGCTGGTGCCCAAGCCGGAGACGGACCAGCGCACCGTGGTGCCCCTGGCCGAGGTGGTGGGTTGCCACACGCTGCGTAGCCGGGCGCCGGCCGACCGGGCGGCGTATTTCTCTGTCTACGCCTACCCGCTGAAGAAGAGGAAGGTGGCGGTGGGGTCGGGGCGCGGGCGGCAGAGGGCGGCGCGGACCTTCCAGGTGGATGGGGCCGACGACTACGAGAAGAACCAAGCGGTGGCGGAGAAATGGGCGGCTGCCATCAAGTGCCTGGTGTTGGGCATCCCCATCTCCAGCGACACAG ACATcgctcccagcctcctgccgcGCCCGCgccggctgctgctcctgctgaacccgtttgggggcaggggcctggcccttCAGTGGTGCCAGACCCACGTGCTGCCCATGATCACGGAGGCGGACATCAGCTTCAACTTGATCCAGACGG agaGGCCGAACCACGCCCGGGAGCTGGTGAAGGGCATCAACCTGGCAGAATGGGATGGGATCGTCGCCGTCTCGGGGGACGGGCTCCTATATGAG GTTCTCAACGGGCTCATGGAGCGCCCCGACTGGGAGCAGGCCATCAAGATGCCGATTGGGATTTTACCGAGTGGTTCGGGGAACGCATTGGCCGGAGCCATCAACTGTAACGCCGG gctGGAGCAGGTGCTgggcctggagctgctgctgaactGCGCCCTGCTGCTGTGCCACGCGGCCGTCACCCCCCTGGACCTGGTGGCCGTCACCACGGCCTCGGGCACCCGCTGCTTCTCCTGCCTCAGCGTGGCCTGGGGCTTCGTCTCGGACGTGGACATCGAGAGCGAGAAGTACCGGCACATGGGCGCCGCCCGCTTCACGCTGGGCACCCTGGTGCGCCTGGCCTCCATGCACACCTACCGCGGGCGCCTCGCCTACCTGCCTGCCGCCGACGCCCCCGCCCACCGGCCCATCTCCCGCAGCATCACCGTGGCCCCCAACGGCCGCCTGCCCCTGCAGCGCCTGCCCCTGCACCGCGCCCTGTCCGACATGGGGCTGTGCGAGGAGCGTCACGCCTTCCGGGGGGCCGAGCCGgcccccacgccctgcccctcgcccggctccccgcccccctcctctgcctccgtcctgcccccgcccagctTCTCCTTCGAACCCGGGCCGGGGGAGCTGCCGGCCGGCGGGCCGGGCGAGGCCCGGGTGGGCGGCCCCCCGGACGAGCTGCTGGTGCCGCTGGGGCAGCCGGTGCCCGGCTCCTGGGTGACGGTGGAGGACAACTTCGTGCTGGTGCTGGCCATCTACCAGAGCCACCTGGGGGCCGACCTCTTCGCCGCCCCCTTCGCCCGCTTCGACGACGGGCTCATCCACCTCTGCTTCATCAAAGCCGGCATCTCCCGCGCCGCCCTGGTCCGCGTCTTCCTGGCCATGGAGAAGGGCAGCCACTTTGAGCAGGAGTGCCCCCACCTTGTCCACGTGCCTGTCCGGGCCTTCCGCCTGGAGCCCCTCACCCGCAAGGGCATCCTGACCGTGGACGGCGAGCGGGTGGAATACGGCCCCATCCAGGGCCAGGTGCACCGGGGCCTCGCCAGACTGATCACCGGCATCGACCGCCTCAAGATCGCCACCGGCTGA
- the LOC123350619 gene encoding sphingosine kinase 2-like isoform X1: MNLVLGPYGEGAETLLHGEFGAYPSKGSRYALSLTRTALHIQRLVPKPETDQRTVVPLAEVVGCHTLRSRAPADRAAYFSVYAYPLKKRKVAVGSGRGRQRAARTFQVDGADDYEKNQAVAEKWAAAIKCLVLGIPISSDTDIAPSLLPRPRRLLLLLNPFGGRGLALQWCQTHVLPMITEADISFNLIQTERPNHARELVKGINLAEWDGIVAVSGDGLLYEVLNGLMERPDWEQAIKMPIGILPSGSGNALAGAINCNAGRLEQVLGLELLLNCALLLCHAAVTPLDLVAVTTASGTRCFSCLSVAWGFVSDVDIESEKYRHMGAARFTLGTLVRLASMHTYRGRLAYLPAADAPAHRPISRSITVAPNGRLPLQRLPLHRALSDMGLCEERHAFRGAEPAPTPCPSPGSPPPSSASVLPPPSFSFEPGPGELPAGGPGEARVGGPPDELLVPLGQPVPGSWVTVEDNFVLVLAIYQSHLGADLFAAPFARFDDGLIHLCFIKAGISRAALVRVFLAMEKGSHFEQECPHLVHVPVRAFRLEPLTRKGILTVDGERVEYGPIQGQVHRGLARLITGIDRLKIATG, translated from the exons ATGAACCTCGTTCTGGGGCCGTACGGCGAGGGCGCGGAGACGCTGCTTCACGGGGAGTTTGGGGCTTACCCCTCCAAGGGGTCCCGCTACGCCCTCAGCCTGACCCGGACGGCGCTGCACATCCAGCGGCTGGTGCCCAAGCCGGAGACGGACCAGCGCACCGTGGTGCCCCTGGCCGAGGTGGTGGGTTGCCACACGCTGCGTAGCCGGGCGCCGGCCGACCGGGCGGCGTATTTCTCTGTCTACGCCTACCCGCTGAAGAAGAGGAAGGTGGCGGTGGGGTCGGGGCGCGGGCGGCAGAGGGCGGCGCGGACCTTCCAGGTGGATGGGGCCGACGACTACGAGAAGAACCAAGCGGTGGCGGAGAAATGGGCGGCTGCCATCAAGTGCCTGGTGTTGGGCATCCCCATCTCCAGCGACACAG ACATcgctcccagcctcctgccgcGCCCGCgccggctgctgctcctgctgaacccgtttgggggcaggggcctggcccttCAGTGGTGCCAGACCCACGTGCTGCCCATGATCACGGAGGCGGACATCAGCTTCAACTTGATCCAGACGG agaGGCCGAACCACGCCCGGGAGCTGGTGAAGGGCATCAACCTGGCAGAATGGGATGGGATCGTCGCCGTCTCGGGGGACGGGCTCCTATATGAG GTTCTCAACGGGCTCATGGAGCGCCCCGACTGGGAGCAGGCCATCAAGATGCCGATTGGGATTTTACCGAGTGGTTCGGGGAACGCATTGGCCGGAGCCATCAACTGTAACGCCGG caggctGGAGCAGGTGCTgggcctggagctgctgctgaactGCGCCCTGCTGCTGTGCCACGCGGCCGTCACCCCCCTGGACCTGGTGGCCGTCACCACGGCCTCGGGCACCCGCTGCTTCTCCTGCCTCAGCGTGGCCTGGGGCTTCGTCTCGGACGTGGACATCGAGAGCGAGAAGTACCGGCACATGGGCGCCGCCCGCTTCACGCTGGGCACCCTGGTGCGCCTGGCCTCCATGCACACCTACCGCGGGCGCCTCGCCTACCTGCCTGCCGCCGACGCCCCCGCCCACCGGCCCATCTCCCGCAGCATCACCGTGGCCCCCAACGGCCGCCTGCCCCTGCAGCGCCTGCCCCTGCACCGCGCCCTGTCCGACATGGGGCTGTGCGAGGAGCGTCACGCCTTCCGGGGGGCCGAGCCGgcccccacgccctgcccctcgcccggctccccgcccccctcctctgcctccgtcctgcccccgcccagctTCTCCTTCGAACCCGGGCCGGGGGAGCTGCCGGCCGGCGGGCCGGGCGAGGCCCGGGTGGGCGGCCCCCCGGACGAGCTGCTGGTGCCGCTGGGGCAGCCGGTGCCCGGCTCCTGGGTGACGGTGGAGGACAACTTCGTGCTGGTGCTGGCCATCTACCAGAGCCACCTGGGGGCCGACCTCTTCGCCGCCCCCTTCGCCCGCTTCGACGACGGGCTCATCCACCTCTGCTTCATCAAAGCCGGCATCTCCCGCGCCGCCCTGGTCCGCGTCTTCCTGGCCATGGAGAAGGGCAGCCACTTTGAGCAGGAGTGCCCCCACCTTGTCCACGTGCCTGTCCGGGCCTTCCGCCTGGAGCCCCTCACCCGCAAGGGCATCCTGACCGTGGACGGCGAGCGGGTGGAATACGGCCCCATCCAGGGCCAGGTGCACCGGGGCCTCGCCAGACTGATCACCGGCATCGACCGCCTCAAGATCGCCACCGGCTGA